A segment of the Methanosarcinales archaeon genome:
TTAAATGGCGATATACCCAACCTCAGGTAAATTGGCTTGAGAAAAGAGGATACCTGAAAGGATAATGAATGACAGTTGACTTTGATATTTCTAATTCTAAAAAATTAAAGACCATTGATAAGAAGATCGATGGTTTCAGGAAAAAAATCAAAGATTCTGAAGATCTTAAAGTCCAGGACGAAGTTTTTGACACTGCCACTTTGATGGCACTGTACAAACTTGCATCAAAAGGTTATATTGATGCTCTGGGCGGTACTGTAAGTACTGGAAAAGAAGCTAATATTTTCCATGCAATAAAAGAATTAGATCAAACTCAACAGGAATTAGCTATTAAGATATACCGCATCAACACCGGTAATTTCAAAGCCATGCAGGAGTATCTGATAGGGGATGTAAGGTTCAAGAATATTAGGCACAAGAAAAAAGATATTATTCTTGCATGGACCCGTAAAGAATTCAGGAACCTTACCAGGGCAAAGGAAGCAGGCCTTAATGTTCCGCAGCCGTTAATAACAGAACGAAACATCCTGATCATGGAATTTATAGGCAAGGATAATATCCCATTTCCCCAACTTCGAGAATTTAATCTGGAATATGAGCAGGCAGTGAAATTGGAATCTGAAATAGTGGATTTTATGTTACGCTTATTTAAAGATGCTGAACTGGTGCACGGGGATCTTAGCGAATATAATATCCTGATTAATCCTGATGACCTGACCCCGGTTTTTATTGATATGGGGCAGTCAGTTACTCTTGAGCACCTCAATGCAAAAGAATTCCTAACCCGTGACATTAACAATATGGCACGCTTTTTTAAAAAATTCGGTGTTAGTGTAGATGAGGAAGCCCTGCTATCGAAGATTATTAAATCCAGGGCTGACCATTAGTAATATGAGCTATGAGTTATATCATGGGGACAGTTATGTTTGAAGGTAAAATGACCACTTATATTAAAGTCCCTATTGAGAGGGTTGGTGTGATAATTGGACCCAATGGGAATACTAAAAAGATCATTGAAAAAAAATCCACGGCCAAAATGGACATAGATAGTGAGACTGGCAGCGTAGAACTAAGTGAACCTGAAGATCCTTTAATGGCAATGCGAACCGGGGAGGTAATAAAAGCCATCGGAAGGGGGTTTAATCCTGAAAAGGCCCTGCGTCTTTTTGATGATGATATGCTGACCCTGGAAATAATGTATCTGAGTAATATTGCATCCACTCCTAAAGAACTTAATAGATTAAGGGGCCGCATCATAGGGAAAAACGGAA
Coding sequences within it:
- a CDS encoding serine protein kinase RIO; protein product: MTVDFDISNSKKLKTIDKKIDGFRKKIKDSEDLKVQDEVFDTATLMALYKLASKGYIDALGGTVSTGKEANIFHAIKELDQTQQELAIKIYRINTGNFKAMQEYLIGDVRFKNIRHKKKDIILAWTRKEFRNLTRAKEAGLNVPQPLITERNILIMEFIGKDNIPFPQLREFNLEYEQAVKLESEIVDFMLRLFKDAELVHGDLSEYNILINPDDLTPVFIDMGQSVTLEHLNAKEFLTRDINNMARFFKKFGVSVDEEALLSKIIKSRADH
- a CDS encoding RNA-processing protein (similar to yeast Dim2p protein that is essential for 40S ribosomal subunit; structural studies show binding to 3' end of 16S rRNA in complex with archaeal IF2 alpha) — its product is MTTYIKVPIERVGVIIGPNGNTKKIIEKKSTAKMDIDSETGSVELSEPEDPLMAMRTGEVIKAIGRGFNPEKALRLFDDDMLTLEIMYLSNIASTPKELNRLRGRIIGKNGKSREIFENLTGCRISVMGKTVSILGHIDQILIARTGIEMLINGSPHGPVFSFLEKKRRELKENRW